Sequence from the Streptomyces sp. NBC_00440 genome:
CCAGGTGCGGGTGCATGGCCAGGCTGGGCGAGACCGCGTTGACCCGTACGCCGTACTCGGCGGCCTCCACGGCGGCGCAGCGGGTGAGTGCCATCACGCCGGCCTTCGCGGCCGCGTAGTGGGCCTGTCCGCGCTGGGCGCGCCAGCCGATGACGGAGGCGTTGTTGACGACGACTCCCCCGCCGCCGGAGGCCTTCATCCGGCGCAGCGCGGCGCGGGTGCACCGGAAGGTCCCGTTCAGGGTGACGTCGATGACCTTGTCCCACTGGGCGTCGGTCATCTCGGTCAGCTCGGCGGTTCCGCCGAGCCCCGCGTTGTTGACGACGAGGTCGAGCCCGCCGTGCCGTTCCTCGGCCAGGTCGAAGAGGGCGCCCACCTGGTCCTCGTCGGTGACGTCGCAGGTGGCGCCGGCGACCCGGTCGGCGCCGAACTCATCGGCCAGGGCCCGGACGGTCTCGTCGAGGCGGCGGGCGTGGCTGTCGCCGAGGACGACGCGGGCGTCCTCCTCCAGGAACCGGCGCGCGGTGGCGCCGCCGATCCCCGCGCCGGCTGCCGCGGTGATCACTGCGGTACGGCCGGCGAGCAGCTGGTGCCCGGGGAGGTACTGCGGGGGCTTGTTCACGGATGTCCACCTCGCGATGCGGTCCGCTGCCGGGCGGTCCCGGTGCCGGATTCCTCGACGCTGCTCATGGCCGTAGGTTAACCTACCAAACACTTGTTAGGGAAGAATACCTGCCAGAGAAGGAGCCGCCGATGACCGCCGACCACGAAGAGCCCGTGGTGCGCTACGAGCGGCAGGGCCCCATAGCCCTCGTCACCATGAACCGCCCTGACTACCGCAACGCCCAGAACTCCGCGATGACGTACGCACTCGACCGCGCCTTCTACCGCGCCGCCGACGACAGCGAGGTCAAGGCCGTCGTCCTGGCGGGCGCCGGCCGGCACTTCTCCGCGGGGCACGACATCGGCACCCCGGAGCGCGACGCGCACCTCCCCTTCGACCGCACGGCGGGACTCTGGTGGGACCACTCGGACAAGACGGGCGCGGAGAGCCGTTTCGCCCGGGAGTCCGAGGTCTATCTGGGCATGTGCCGGCGGTGGCGCGAGCTGCCGAAGCCGCTGATCGCCTCCGTGCAGGGCGCGTGTGTGGCGGGCGGGCTGATGCTCGCCTGGGTCTGCGACCTCATCGTCGCCTCCGACGACGCCTTCTTCGCGGACCCGGTCGTACGGATGGGGATCCCCGGCGTCGAGTACTTCGCCCACCCCTGGGTGATGCCCCCGCGGATCGCCAAGGAGTTCCTCTTCACCGGTGACCGGATGAGCGCGCAGCGCGCCTACGAGGTCGGCATGGTCAACCGGGTCGTTCCCGCGGCCGAGCTCACCGACCGCACCCGTGAACTCGCCGCGCGCATCGCCGAGATGCCCCGGATGGGGCTGGCCCTGACCAAGCGCGCGGTCAACCAGGCCGAGGATCTTCAGGGCCTGCACACCGGTCTCGACTCGGTGTTCGGCCTGCACCATCTCGCCCACGCGCACAACGCCGAGACGGCGGCCGACTCGCTCGGCGGTATGGACATCGGTGCGATGAAGAAGGCAGGACGCTGATGGATCTCGACTTCACCGCCGCCGAGGACACCTTCCGCGCCGAGGCCCGCGAATGGCTCGCCGCGCATGTCCCCGCCTCGCCCCTGCCCTCCCTGGAGACCGCCGAGGGCTTCGCGGCCCACCGCGCCTGGGAAGGGACCCTCTCGGCCGACCGCTGGTCGGTGGTCTCCTGGCCCGCCCGGCACGGCGGCCGGGACGCCTCGATCCTGCAGTGGCTGATCTTCGAGGAGGAGTACTTCGCGGCTGGCGCACCCGGCCGCGTCAGCCAGAACGGCATCAACCTCCTCGCCCCCACCCTCTTCGAGCACGGCAGCCCCGAGCAGTGCGCCCGGATCCTGCCCGCCATGGCGAGCGGTGAGGTGATCTGGGCGCAGGCCTGGTCCGAGCCCGAGTCCGGCTCGGATCTGGCCTCGCTGCGCTCCACCGCGACCCGGACGGCCGGCGGCTGGCTGCTCAACGGCCAGAAGGCGTGGTCGTCGCGGGCCGCCTTCGCCGACCGGGCCTTCGGGCTCTTCCGCAGCGACCCGGACGCGGACCGGCCGCACCGCGGCCTCACCTATCTGATGTTCCCGCTCGACGCCGACGGCGTGACCGTACGGCCCGTCGGACGCCTCGACGGCAAGCCGGCCTTCGCCGAACTCTTCCTCGACGACGTCTTCGTGCCCGACGCCGACGTCATCGGCGAGCCGAACCGCGGCTGGCAGGTCGCGATGAGCACAGCGGGCAACGAACGCGGCCTGACGCTGCGCAGCCCGGGACGCTTCACCGCCGCGGCCGAACGGCTCACCGCGCTGTGGCGCGCCGAGGCCGACCCGGACGACACCGCGCTGCGCGACCGGGTCGCCGACGCCGTGATCCGCTCGCGCGCCTACCAGCTGTTCACCTATGCCAACGCCTCACGGATCGCGGCCGGCGGCTCCATCGGCGCCGAGTCCAGCCTGAACAAGGTCTTCTGGTCGGAGCTGGACATCAGCCTGCACGAGACGGCACTCGACCTCCTCGGGCCGCGCGGCGAGCTCTCGGACGAGGCAGCGGACGCACCCGCCGACGGCAGCTGGGCCGACGGCTACACCTTCTCGCTGGCGGGCCCCATCTACGCGGGGACCAACGAGATCCAGCGCGACATCATCGCCGAGCGGCTGCTGGGCCTGCCGAAGGGACGCCGGTCATGAAATTCCTGCTGGACGACGAACAGACCGAGTTCGGCCGGACGCTGGACCGGATGCTCACATCGGCCGACGTTCCGGCCGCCGTACGGGCCTGGGGCACTGGCGACACCGGCCCCGGCCGCGCGCTGTGGAAGCGGATCGCCGACGCGGGGGTCTTCGCCCTCGCTGTACCGGACAAGTACGAGGGAATGGGCCTGCTCCCCGTCGAACTCGCCGTCTCCTTCATCGAGTTGGGGCGGCACGCCGTACCGGGGCCGCTGGTGGAGACCGTAGCGGCGGGCGTCCTTCTCGGCGGGCCCGCAGGGTGCCCGGACACGGCGACCGCGGACCGCTGGCTGCCGCGGCTCGCATCGGGACAGGCGATGGCGTCGCTGGCCATGCCGGCGGGCGGCCCGTACGCCCTGGACGTGGACACCGCCGACGTCACCTTCGTGGTGGGACAGGGAGAGACGGAGCTGCACGCGGCGTCCGGGCACGGCACCGTCCAGCCCTCGGTCGATCCGGCCCGGCGGCTCGCGGTCCCGCACATCGCCGGCGGAGTCCCGCTCGCGTCGGGCGCGGATGTCGGCGCGGCGGCCCGTGCTGCCGCCGACTGGGCGGCGTTCGCGACTGCGGCCCAGTCGCTGGGGGTCGGTCTGGCGCTGGTCGAGCGGACGGTCGCCTACGCCAAGCAGCGCACCCAGTTCTCCACCACCATCGGCTCTTTCCAGGCCGTGAAGCACCGGCTGGCCGACGCGCTGACCGGGCTGGAGTTCGCGCGCCCGCTGGTGCACGGTGCGGCGGTGGCCCTGGCGGGCAGGTCGCCGGATGCGGGGGCCGAGGTCGCGGCCGCGAAGGTGGCGGCGGGCGAGGCGGCCTACGCGGCGGCCCGTACCGCACTGCAACTGCACGGCGCCATCGGCTACACCGCCGAGTACGACCTGTCGCTGTGGATCCGCAAGGCCCGCGCCCTGCGCTCGGCCTGGGGCTCCCCGTCCGCCTGCCGGGCCCGGGTGCTGGCCGCGCCGGGTGGGTGAAGCCTCAGGAGGCACGACCGGGTCCGGGGCTCCGCGACCGCTCGCACTGGCGGCGGTCGCGGAGGCACCCGGACATCTCCGGTCCGTGCCGGGAAGGGTCCCGAAGGGCCCCGTCAGAAACCCCAGGGGGGGGTTACTTCTCGACGACTCCGGAAGCCGCGATCTCGATCTTCGCGCTGGTGCCGCCGGAGCGGGATCCCAGCGACTCGATCTTCTTCACGAGGTCCTGACCCTCGATGACCTCGCCGAAGACGACGTGCTTGCCGTCCAGCCACGGGGTCACCACCGTGGTGATGAAGAACTGCGAACCGTTGGTGTTCCGGCCGGCGTTGGCCATCGACAGCAGGTACGGACGCTCGTGCTTCAGCGTGAAGTTCTCGTCGGCGAACTTCTCGCCGTAGATGCTCTTGCCGCCGGTGCCGTCGCCCCGGGTGAAGTCGCCGCCCTGGAGCATGAACTCCGGGATGACACGGTGGAAGCCCGAGCCCGCGTAACCGAAGCCGTGCTGGCCGGTGGCGAGCTCGCGGAAGTTCTGCGCGGTCTTGGGAACGACGCCGTCGAAGAGCTCGAAGACGATCCTTCCCGCGGCCTCGCCGTTAATGGTGATGTCGAAGAAAACGTTGTTAGACATGGAGACATCCTGTCACGTCCGCCCCGGAGCCCCAGGCCACAGGTCCGGCGGCCCGCCGGACGGAGTCGTATGCCGTCCGGCGGGCCGCCCGGCCCGGGTGGTGGAACAGGGCCGTCAGACGGCCTCGGGCTGCTCCTGCGGCACAGCTCCCTCCGTTCCGGAGATCGCCGGCGCGCCGCGCAGGGTGAGGAGCGAGGCGGCCCCGCCGGCCGCGGCGAGGACCGCCGCACCGATGAACGCGGCGGAGAAGCCGTTGGCGAGGGCCTCGGGATGGCCCAGTTCGTTGGAGCCGTGCGCGGCGGCGACCGCCGTCATGGCCGCGAGCCCCAGGGCCGAGCCGACCTGGTAGCTGGTGTTGACGATGCCGGACGCCAGCCCGCCCTCCTCGGGACGCGCGCTGGAGAGGGCCGTACCGAGCGAGGGGATGAAGGCCAGCGACATACCGACCGCGGCCAGCAGCGAGGCGGGCAGGACATCGACCCAGAAGGTGCCGTCGGCGCGGACGAAGGAGAGCCAGACCATGCCGGCGGCCAGCGCGAACAGACCTGTGACGATCATCGGCTTGGGGCCGAACCGGGCCATCAGCCGGGGCGCGAGGACGATCATCATGACCATGATCGCGACCGTCATGGGCAGCAGCGCGGCCCCGGAGGCGAACGCACCGAGCCCCAGCACCTGCTGCAGGTAGAGGTTGAGGAAGAACCACATCGGGATCCAGGCGGCGGCCATCAGCAGCTGGGCGATATTGGCACCCGCCAGATTGGGTGAACGCAGGATGGCGAGCCGCATCAGCGGCTCACGCCGCCGGGACTGGATGACGACGAAGGCACCGATCAGGGCGATCCCGGCCAGCAGGACGAGCCAGGTCCTGGGCGAGCCCCAGCCCGTTCCGGGGGCACGGACCACCGCGAAGACGGCGATGGCCAGCCCCGCCGTGACCGTGACGGCTCCGGCGAGGTCGATGGAACCCCGGCGCGCCGGGACCGACGGCATGACGCCCGGCGTGATCGCCAGGACGGCGATCGCGATGGGGATGTTGATGTAGAAGACCCAGGGCCAGCTGGCGTACTGGGTGATGAGGCCGCCGAGGAAGACGCCCGCGGTGCCGCCCGCCGGGGCTGCCGCACCGTAGAGCGACAAGGCCTTGGGGAGCTCGGCCGGGCGGGATCCGAAGAGCATCATCAGCAGCGTCAGCGCCGACGGCGCGATCAGTGCGGCGCCGATGCCCTGCAGCGCGCGGCCGGTCAGCTCGATCCAGACCTCGCCGGCCAGCCCCGCGGTCAGGGAACCGACCGCGAGGACCGTCCAGCCGATGACGAAGAGCCGTTTGGCCCCGAACAGGTCCGACAGCCGGCCGCCGAGGAGCAGGAGCCCGCCGAACGCCACGACGTAGGCGTTGAAGACCCAGGACAGGTTCTCCTGCGAGAACCCCAGGTCGTGCTGCATATCGGGCAGGGCCACGCCAATGATCGACGTGTCCATGATCACCATGAACTGCGCCAGGGCGATCACCGCGAGCGCGGTCCAGCGCCGCGGATGCGGAGGTGCGGCTGAGTCTGACATCACTGTGCTCCCATACCGGAGGGGGGTATCGTTGGAGTTGCAACATACCCCCAGGGGGTACGTAACGCCAGTCCCGATGTCGTATCGATCCGACTTGACGAGATACCCCCAAGGGGTATGTAGTCGGACGAGTGACCGGCGGAGAGACCGCCGGCGCGACCGAGAAGCAGGAGGCTTCGCCATGACCACCACCGCGTCCGCGTCCCCGGCCGTCTACACCGTCAGCGGCATGACCTGTGCGCACTGCGTCAAGTCCGTCACCGAAGAGGTCTCCAAGATCGACGGCGTGACCCAGGTCGATGTCGACCTGTCCACCGGCAAGGTGACGGTGACGTCCACCGCCGCCGTGGACGACGCGGCATTCGCCGCCGCCATCGACGAGGCCGGTTACGAGGTCACCGCGGCACCCGAGCAGGCGTCGGGGAGCTGCTGCGGCAGCTGCCACTGATCCAGCCCGCCGCCCCGGCCCGGCGGCCCGCGCACAGCGGGCGCCGGCCGCCGGCGGCCGTATCCCGCCCCCCGCACGATCGGCACGGAGCCGTCGGCTCCCCGGAAGGACAAGCGATGAACACCATCGGCAAGACAGCAACGTTCGCGGTAGGTCTCGCCCTGGTCTTCGGGGCCTCCCTCGGTATCGGCCACGCGGTGGGGCCTGTGGGTGACAGCGCCGAGGCCCACGCCGGCCACGACATGGCCGGTTCCGCCGACCCGATGGGGTCGGGCGACACCGTGCCCGGCGGCCTGCAGGTCTCCGAGCACGGGTACACCCTCGTACCGCCGTCGGATCCGCTGCCGGCCGGCAAGCAGACCGACTTCCGCTTCCGGATCACGGGGCCCGACGGCAGACCGGTCACCCGCTACACGCAGTCGCACGGCAAGGACCTGCACTTCATCGTCGCCCGCCGCGACCTGTCCGGCTTCCAGCACGTCCATCCCGAACTGGGCGCCGACGGCACCTGGTCGGTACCGCTCACCTTCGGATCGGCCGGGAGCTACCGCGTCTTCACCGACTTCGTGCCCGCGGGCGGCAGCGGACTCACGCTGGGCGCGGACGTCTCCGTCGCGGGCGACTACCGGCCCACTCCGCTGCCCGCCCCCTCCCGCACGGCACATGTCGACGGATACACCGTCACCCTGTCCGGGGATGCGACGGCCGGCGCGGCGAGCATGCTCACCCTGTCGGTGGCGAGGAACGGCCGGCCGGTCACCGATCTCCAGCCCTACCTCGGTGCGTACGGGCATCTCGTCGCCCTGCGCCAGGGCGACCTCGCCTACCTCCACGTGCATCCGCAGGGAGCCCCCGGCGACGGCACCACGCGCCCCGGGCCCGGGATCACCTTCCACGCGGAATTTCCCAGCGCCACCGCGTACCGGCTGTATCTGGACTTCCAGCACCAGGGGAAGGTCCACACAGCCGAGTTCACCGTGCAGGCGGCGGCCTCGCACGACGGCTCCGGGTCCGGTGCGGACATGCCGGACCACGACGGACACGACCACTGATCCACGCACAGGACGGACCGGGCCCGGCGGGCCCGGTCCGTCTTCATTTCCCCCCGTCCCCTCAGTTCCGCGGGGCCAATGCCATGTGCTGGGTGGCGAGTTGCTGTGGCAGACTGCGCCGACAAGGCGCTGGTCGGCCGGGGTGCGGTGGACTGCGACAGTGCGGCAGTCACCCTCTCCCCCGGCCTCACCCAGGGGCCTGCCCCGTCCACTCCTCGCGCAACGGAGCCCGCCATGACGGCAGCCGCACCCGCCCCCCGGATCGACACGAGCAAGCCGCACCCCGCGCGGGTCTACGACTGGCTGCTGGGCGGCAAGGACAACTACCCCGTCGACCAGGAGGTGGGCGAGAGCCTTCCGCCCGAGGCGAAGGACGCCGCCCGGCAGAACCGCGCGTTCATGAACCGCGCCGCCGGGTGGCTGGCGGGCAGCGGCATCGACCAGTTCCTCGACATAGGCACCGGCATACCCACTCGGCCGAACCTGCACCAGATCGTCCAGCAGACCGTGCCGTCGGCGCGGATCGTCTACACGGACAACGACCCCATCGTCCTGCGGCACGCGGAAGCCCTGCTGGTCAGCAGCCCGGAGGGCGCGACCGACTACATCCAGGCGGATGTGCGCGAGCCGCGCACGATCATCGACCACGCCAGGAAGTTCCTGGACTTCGACCGGCCGATCGCGCTCTCCCTGATCGCGCTGATGCACTTCGTGCCGGACGACCAGGACCCGTACGGCATCGTCGGCGCCCTGGTGGAGACGTTGGCGCCGGGCAGCTGCCTGGTGATGTCCCACGCCGCGTCGGACCGGTACGAGGAACTGGCGGCCATGGTGACGGCGCAGTACGCCAAGGGCGGCATCCGGCTCGGCTTCCGCACCCGTACCGAGGTGGCCCGGTTCTTCGACGGAATCGATCTCGTCGAGCCCGGCCTGGTGACCGCGACCGAGTGGTTCAAGGACACGGCCTCCCCGGAAGCGGAGGGCAGCGGGATCTACGCAGCGGTGGGGCGCATCCGCTAGGGCCGGACAGAACCTGGAGCCCCGGCCCTGGGGAGTCTCCTCCGGATCCGGCCGGGAGCGGCGCGGGCGGAGCACACTGGGTGGTACAGGATCCGTGTGATCAGGTGCGCGGCCGCCCGCGTTCCCGGTGGCCGCAGCCGGGAAGGGGATTCCTCATGTCCCACCGTGCCGCACTGGGAACAGGCCACGGCGGACGCGCCCCGCACTCGCACTCAGTGTTCTCCGGCCCCCGATGGGTCAGGACCGGGACCGAACCGCTGACCGCCTACAGCGCACTGGGCGCCCGCCTGGTGCTCTCCGCCATCGCCCTGCCGCTGTTCGCCGCGGGGGCGGCGCTCCTCGCCCTGTGGGCGGCTTCCGCGCGCCCCGCGGGATCCCCGGGCACAGCGGTCCTGGTGGCTCTCGCCGCCGTCTGCGCTCTCTTCACCGCCGTGTCGGCCATCGACATCGCCGTCATCCGGCGCCGCCGCGCCGAGCGCCGGTGAGGTCCGGCCCCGCCCACGACTCCGCGTGCCGCTCCGATCGTGCGGGGTGGGTAGGCGCGTGAGCGGGCACCTGACACCACACACCCGGATGCCTCGTGCATCGGCTGCGCCCTCGGCGGGCATGGACCTCATGTCCCGCGTGAGGGCGCAAGGTGTCATTAGAGTCGCATCGCGGAGCATTCCGCAGACACTGGAGGCGGAGAGACTTGAACCGTGACGTCATGCTGGCCCTGGTCCCCGACGAACAGGGCGTGCTGCATGTGGCAGCCGCCGACGTGAGCCACATGCTGCGGACGCTCGGCGCCGGCTGGCTCCAGGCGGTGCGCGACGACGCGTCGAACGCCGACGAGGACACCGTGGCCGCCCTCACCATCGAACTGGCGAAACTCGCCGACCAGATCGACGTCGAGTGCATCGCCCACACCTCCAAGGGGAGCGGAGACGTGAGCGGAGACGTGGAGAGCCCCTGAGCCCCGGCACGCCCCGGACGCAGTAAGGGGTGGGCCCGGACGCGGGCCCACCCCTTGTCGTACCGCCCGCGTCTACCAGATCGAGTCGACCCACTCGGGGTGGTCGATGAACGGGTTGCGGTTGTGCTGGTAGTCGCTGTAGATCACGTCGTTACGGTGTTCCTCGAAGGCGTCGGGCGGGTCCTCGTCGCTCCACTTCGTGAGCACGCTGATCCGGCCGATGGCCGGCGCCGATCCGTTGTCCACCTTGTCGTTCGGCTCCAGGTCCGGGAATCCGTCACCACCGTCGTACCGCACGGCCATGTAGAGGATCATGCGCGCGACATCCCCCTTGACCGCGTCGCGCGGCTCGAAGGAGTCCGAGTCGGTGAAGTTGCCGGGGGCTCCGGCCACCGCCGTGCCGCCGTTGTCGAAGTCCTTGTTCCCCCGGACACCGTTCACCGAGACGTCCGCGGGCCGCAGATGGTGGAGATCGGTGCCCGGTCCGGTGGTGGTACCGAAGTCCCCGTGCGACTTGGCCCAGACGTGCTCGCGGTTCCAGTCCCCCGTGCTGCCGCCGCTGCTCGACTTGGGCACGGACTTCCCGGTGTACAGCTCGATCACGTCGGAGGAGTTGGCCGGGTCCTGGTCGGTGACCTCCAGCGCGTCCCAGACCTGGGCGTAGCTGACCGTCGACTGCTTGCTGATGATCGTGTGGAGCGCGCTCTTGAGCGCCGCGCCGGACTTGCCCTCGGCGTCCGCGTAGTACGAATCGTCCAGCACCCCGGCGGCCGTCGCCGCCGGGAGGGGAGCCGGGCGGGCCGCCGCGGGCGCGGGGGGTGCCACGCTCAGCGCGGCGACCGCCGCCAGGGCCGCGGCGGTCATCCATCTCGTCGCTGTAAGACGGGACATGTGGGGTGTCCTCTCCAACTGGCGCGCGGTAGCACGTGGTTGATGTCATGTACGGTTCACAGGACACTGCCACGGCCCCCGGTCCGGCGTGTGAAGAACACGGAACGAGCGTGTGCCGATCTGCCGAACGCCCCGGCCCTGGACAATGGCGGCATGCAGCTCCGTATCGAAGCCTCCGGCCTCCCCGGCCGCACCAGTTCCGCTTTCGCCGACGCCGTCGACATCCACGTCGGCGTCCAGGCCAAGGACCGCCCCCAGGAAGTGGCCGCACCGCACGCCGGCGACCTGCCGTCGGCCCGGTGGACGCTGGAGTGCACGACGGCGCCGGGGCCCGACGGCACCGTCATCTCCGGTCCGTACATCCAGAACCGCTTCGGCGGACGCTTCGTCTATCTGTCCTGGACCACCGCGGACGAGGACGGCACCGCCACCATGTTCCGGCGCGCCAAACTGATGCTGGACGCCGTCAGCCCAGAAGTGCTCGACGCGGCGGTACGGTCCGGCCGTCTCACCGCCCGGCTGCGCCTCACGGACGGCCAGGGGCAGCCGCTCTGCGGGTCGGTGCGGCCCCCGCTGATCACCTGGACCGCCGAGCCCGCCGACTAGGTCCTTTCGCTGGGAGCCGGCCGGGCTCGCGGCTACGTCGCATTCCGGCCATCAGCAGGCAACCGCCGTGCCGGGGTGGTGCGTTCGTACGGACGTCCGGTCTACGCTTCGCCTCCCGCTGCCGAACCGCCGGAGGATCAGTGCCCCCCAAGACGCTCCGCGTTGCCGCCGTCCTGACGGGCGCCATAGCGCTCTCCGTCGCGTTCCTGCCCAGCGCGACCGCCGCCTCCCCCGGTGGCTGGACCGAGTCGGGCACCTCCTACACCGGCTCCCTGACCGGCGGCGAGGGCGTCGCCAGCCGGGCGGACGGCTCGCTGCTCTTCCGCGGGCTCGCGTCGGTGCCGCTGGACCTCCGCGCCAAGGGCTGGAACCACGTGGGCGATCCGGACATCGCCGACGGCGATGTCTTCGACGCCTACCAGGGCGGGGACGACGCGACATCGAAGATGTACGCGGTGACGACCCCCGACGGGAAGCGGTACGAGTACGTCCACCGACTCGACCCGGGCGAGAAGCTCAACAACTCCTTCACCGCGGCCTCTCCGGACTCGCAGTGGATGGTCTCCGGGGAGTGGGGCGACCAGGACCGCCTCCAGGTCTTCCCGGCTCCGCTGCTGAATCCGGCCACTCCACCCACGGGCGGGGCGCTCCCGCAGGCCGGCCAGATCTCACTGGACCGCGCGGTGAGCGACATCCAGGGCTGCGACTTCGTATCGGACACCCGGCTGGTGTGTGTATCCGACGACGAGGCCAAGGACCTGCTCCAGGTCGACCTCCCGCACGCCCTGGACGGCAGTGCGGTCACCGGCCGGGTGACGACACTGCTCCAGCTCCCCCGGCGCAGCATCTGCTCCGGCACCTTCGAGTCCGAGGGCGTCGACTACGACCCGAAGACGTCCACCCTGCGCGCGGAGGTCGTCCAGCCGGGCGCCTGCATGGTGTCCACGACGGTCTACTCGTACTCCCCGGCCGGCTGATCCGGCCGGCCGCTCGGCTCAGGCGTCCGCCGTGCGGCAGTCGGGGTGACCCCAGCCGTCCGCGTTCTTGGCGATGGGCTCACCGGTCGCGTAGGAACGGCCGCAGCGGCACCGGCCGGGGAACTTCGCGTTCAGTGTCCGCGACGAGGTGCGCTTCGCCGACGGCCCGGCCTTCGTGGCGCCCCCGGAGGGACGCCGGGACGCCCCGCCGGTACGGACGGCGTCGGGCGCGGCGGGCGGCTGCGGGGAGCCGAGGTGGCTGCCAGCGGCCTGCTGCGCGATCGCGGCCTGGCTGGCGGCCCGGTCGGCGAAGTCATTGAGCGGGTCACCGTTGACCTGGTGCGCGGGGACGTAGCGGAACTCGACGGTACGGCCGGTGAGCAGCTCATCGATCCGCATCACGAGTTCCTGGTTCGCGACCGGCTTGCCGGCCGACGTCTTCCAGCCCTTGCGCTTCCAGCCGGGCAGCCAGGTCGTGACCGCTTTCATCGCGTACTGGGAGTCCATCCGGATCTCCATCGCTACGCCCGGGTCCACGGCTGCCAGCAGGCTCTCCAGAGCCGTCAGTTCGGCGACGTTGTTGGTCGCCGTGCCCAGCGGACCCGCCTCCCAGCGGACGGGTGCCCCCGCACCGTCGGCAATGACCCAGGCCCATGCGGCAGGTCCCGGATTTCCTTTCGACGCCCCGTCACACGCGGCGATAACGCGTTCAGCCATGCCCCCGATCATGCCAGCAACAGCGGCGGGCCCGGCACCACACCTTTACCGGGCGGCCTCGGCGCAGAGCACTGCCGTCACCGGTCTCGCTTCCTTGATAATTCGGCCATAAAGCCACCAACCACCCCATAAAGACCGCACTATTTACCATTACTTGACCTGCGCTAGAGTATGAGCAGGGCTACCGGCTGCCCACCGGACCGGATCCACCGAGACCGAGCGCGGTCGGGCCGCGCCTCCGGCAACCGTGTCCGTACACCGCCCCTCAATGCCTTGATGGAGCCTTCCATGGAACCCGCCGCCCGCATCCGGAAAA
This genomic interval carries:
- a CDS encoding endonuclease I family protein; amino-acid sequence: MSRLTATRWMTAAALAAVAALSVAPPAPAAARPAPLPAATAAGVLDDSYYADAEGKSGAALKSALHTIISKQSTVSYAQVWDALEVTDQDPANSSDVIELYTGKSVPKSSSGGSTGDWNREHVWAKSHGDFGTTTGPGTDLHHLRPADVSVNGVRGNKDFDNGGTAVAGAPGNFTDSDSFEPRDAVKGDVARMILYMAVRYDGGDGFPDLEPNDKVDNGSAPAIGRISVLTKWSDEDPPDAFEEHRNDVIYSDYQHNRNPFIDHPEWVDSIW
- a CDS encoding DUF5990 family protein, which produces MQLRIEASGLPGRTSSAFADAVDIHVGVQAKDRPQEVAAPHAGDLPSARWTLECTTAPGPDGTVISGPYIQNRFGGRFVYLSWTTADEDGTATMFRRAKLMLDAVSPEVLDAAVRSGRLTARLRLTDGQGQPLCGSVRPPLITWTAEPAD
- a CDS encoding ribonuclease H family protein, whose amino-acid sequence is MIGGMAERVIAACDGASKGNPGPAAWAWVIADGAGAPVRWEAGPLGTATNNVAELTALESLLAAVDPGVAMEIRMDSQYAMKAVTTWLPGWKRKGWKTSAGKPVANQELVMRIDELLTGRTVEFRYVPAHQVNGDPLNDFADRAASQAAIAQQAAGSHLGSPQPPAAPDAVRTGGASRRPSGGATKAGPSAKRTSSRTLNAKFPGRCRCGRSYATGEPIAKNADGWGHPDCRTADA